The genome window TAACTCCTCTAGCAATCCTACAGGTCATCTTGGTTGAGCTAACTGTCGGGTGATAAATTATGGCGATGCAAGGCGAGCTTTTAAGAAGCCTCAGAAAAAAACCAATTACATTACGTTACCCATTCGAACGAGTTGCACCCCCAGAGGGGTTTCGAGGCAAGCACAACTGGAACGCAGAGAAATGCATCGGCTGCGGAATCTGCGTTCGAGATTGCCCTTCATTTGCCATAGAGATGATTGGCAAAGGTCTGACAGCTGAATTCAAAGTATATTTGGATCGCTGCACCTTTTGCGGGCAATGCGAAGAAAGCTGTCCTAAGGGAGCTATCAAACTCACGACTGAATAT of Candidatus Bathyarchaeota archaeon contains these proteins:
- a CDS encoding NADH-quinone oxidoreductase subunit I, which encodes MAMQGELLRSLRKKPITLRYPFERVAPPEGFRGKHNWNAEKCIGCGICVRDCPSFAIEMIGKGLTAEFKVYLDRCTFCGQCEESCPKGAIKLTTEYELAAYTRDQLIQEWKRPPKSESTT